In Lachnospiraceae bacterium, the DNA window AAAGGGGAGCGAAAGCGCTTTTTAACACTTCGCGGATGGACATGCCCTTTTCCAGGACCGTATGCTGGTCCAGATAGCCTACATTTACATTTTTTGCCCATTCCACTTTGCCTTCATCAGGCATCAGTTTTCCGGTGATGATATTCATAAAAGTGGATTTGCCTTCACCATTAGCACCCACAAGACCAATGTGTTCTCCCTTTAAAAGCCTGAAAGACACATCCTGAAAAATAGCCCGGTCTCCAAAACCGTGACTTAAATGTTCTACATTTAATATACTCATTACAAACTTGTCTCCTTACAAAACAATAGATGGCAGCACAGATAAGCCCATTCTACATGAGAAAGTGGGCTATGGCAACCGGTTTTTCACAGCTATTGAGGTTTGAGGGGGAATATGTTAAGATGAGGCAAATAAGATGTATGTTGAAGCTGCAGCAAGGAGGTAAAACTGCTTATGGATAAACAAAAAATAAAGATCATCCGAAAAAATGACGAGTATTCTGCAGAATATCAGATAGGAGACATTTTTCAGGTGGACAGCACCTGGTATGGGGGAGCGAATGTTACAAGCGTATCGGGAATACCTCTTTCACTGGATAAGGATGAGTATGTGCTTTTAGAGGAAGCAGAGAAGGAAGTGCCGATTGATCATTACTCTTATGAGTGCGGTGTTATGGACTGCTTTTGTGAAATGGTGGCATCCGGCCTTAAAAAGCTGGCAATGAGCCATCCATGTGATACAAAGGCAGAGCGTGACTCCTATCTGCCCCAGGTAAAGCGGCTTTGCGAGAAATACGGGATCCTTTATCATCCACAGGATGAGGCGCTGATTACGGATCTGTTTTTGGCAGAGGCAAACCAGGATAAATATAATTATTTGTTTTTCCGTACCCAGGACGTTTATGAGACCTATCTGGAACTGAAAAAACGCCAGAAAGAGCTGGAAAGCCAGTGTGGCGGAACCGAGGAAGAACGCTACCAGCTGGCTGTAGATTTTGGAGCACTGCTTTCTTATCCGAAACAGGGAATACGCAGGCTGATCGAAAAAACAAGAGAAGCCAGAAGATAAAACAAAAAACAGACCTGCTGCTACAGCAGGTCTGACTTTAAAACAAAATGATTTTTATCTGTCTCCAGTATCCCTTCTTTTCGCATTTTACTAAGCTCTGCGGACATAGCGCTTCGGTCAATGCTTAAATAGTCGGCTAACTGCTGTCTGTTAAAAGGAATATAAAAATCCTGGCTTCCTGCTTTAGCAGCCTGGAAGGACAGATAAGATAACAGGCGGCTCCGTATGGACTTGGAAGAGGTGTGGAAGATACGGCGGGACAGGTTTAAATTTTTCTGGGAAGAAATATATAACAGGTTCTGGACTAAGCGGCTGTGATGGGAGCAGGCAGATGGATAGGCGGTCAGTACCCGGC includes these proteins:
- a CDS encoding Crp/Fnr family transcriptional regulator produces the protein MDHKLLENAPLFKDVAPEEIDAMLQCLGTEEKEYEKGEIIFHAGDVIHSIGLVLTGRVQIENDDLWGNKSVLESVGPGFAFAESYACLPGEPLMVSAIAAEPSRILFLDTGRVLTAYPSACSHHSRLVQNLLYISSQKNLNLSRRIFHTSSKSIRSRLLSYLSFQAAKAGSQDFYIPFNRQQLADYLSIDRSAMSAELSKMRKEGILETDKNHFVLKSDLL